The window AAGGTTTGAACGGAAATTTCGAAGTATAAGGACCCTTGAATATCGCTCTTATTGCCTCACCGAGTTCTCTCAACTTTGGTTTGCGCATTTAGTTTTCCTCCCGTTCGATCTGTTCACCGCCAAGTTTGTCTTTTCCATACTGGTCGAGAATAGTGCCTTTCCACATTTTTGTACCGAAATGCAGCGAACCCTTCATTAGAGCATGTGCAGCCACCGGACTCGTAAGCAGAAGCACCGCACCGCATATCAATGCCTTTATACCCATTGGGCTGAATCCTTTTATAAGGAAAATACCGATCATGATACCGAACGTGCCAAGTGTTACGCATTTTGTCGATGCCTGGAGGCGGTTGTAAACGTCGGGAAAACGAATGAGGCCTATCGCACCCAAAAGATCGAATAATACGCCGACCCAGATGACGATCCATCCAATTGTGCTAATCATCGAGACTCCTTTTCTCCAAATACTTAGCGAGAGCGATGGTGCCGATAAAACTAAACAGAGCAAGAGAGATAGAAAGATCAATCAAATAAGGAAGGTCATAGAACAAGGCGCTCAATCCGGTGATCCCCACGAAAAGAATACCCATGATGTCCACGCCAACTGCCCGGTCTGAAATCGAAGGACCCTGGTAGATTCTGAAAAGACAAAGAAATCCACCAATTGCAAGAATACTCACCAACGCGCTCATTCGAATATCCTCCTTAGAAATCTCTCAAAATGTGAAGCGATGATTTTCGAAGCTTGCTCTAATTCCGGCGATTGTATCCATATCCAATGAATATACAAATAATCACCATCTATGTCGCACGTCATGGTGCCGGGTGTCAATGTAATAGAATTGGCTAGAAACACTTTTGCGATATCAGTCTTCAGTACAGTCTTTATCTTCACGATGCCAGGTTTGATCGGTCTCTCTGGATGTAGTACACGATACGCGACATCCACATTTGCCTTGACCATGTACCAAAGGAAGATGGGTATGTATATGACAAACCACAATATTCTGTGGATTTGTAGAAACTTAACCGGCCTGTCTGTGAAATACCCCCCGAAGACGATGGTCGCGAGCAAAACAACGATAACTCCGGCGATCAAATGATCAATATTAACACTCAGGGTTAGAAGAAGCCAAAAACAGAAAGCAATGATAAAATAGATCACGTATCTCATTCGACCTCCTTAAAAACTCATACCTACAGAACCAAAGACGAGATTTGCATATTCGACGCCTCTGAGCAATGCGTTTGCAGCAGGACCGACAAGAAAATCAATGACCTGTTGAAAGCCGATACCGAACAAGACAATTAAGACCACAAGGAAAACCATCGCAATACGCATCGTAAAAGGTGCTTTGTTCGCTTGCGTCCGTCCCTTTTTCATAAAGACATTGTTCTCAATCTTCAAAAGATAGCCCAGAGTCAAGACGCTAAATGCGATAGCGACAATTGCCAACCACCAAAAGCCCGCCTTCAGGGCACCTAACACAATCAAGTATTTGGCAAAGAAACCAACCAGAGGCGGCAGGCCGATCAATGACATGCTGCCGAAGCGAAAACTCCATGCCGTTGTTGGCATGTGCTCGCCCAAACCTGCGAGTTTCGTAATATCACGCGTTCCTGTAGCGTTGACGACGGAACCCGATGTCAAGAACAACAAACCCTTGCCGAGTGCGTGGGCGAGTATGTAGAAAATCGCACCCGCCACACCGTAGTAGTTGCCAATGCCGAATCCTAACATGATATAACCAACCTGAGAAACACTGGAATAACCTAATAACCTCTTATAATCCTTCTGACTGAGTGCGGTTATGCCAGCAAAGGCAATCGACAACAAACCCATTCCAATCAGGACATTGAAGAAAACCGGAGCGTTCGCACGGTTCAGCCCGAAGATATTGAAGACCAAACGGGCCGTCGTATACATCCCGAGCACCTTAATGAAAATCCCGGAAAGCAAGCTTGATATAGGAGCTGGCGCTGCAGGATGCGCGTCAGGCAACCAGGAATGAAATGGTACAAAGGCAGCCTTGATAGAGAAAGCAAGAAGCATCATACCCAGAACCAGCCAGAAGAACGGGGTCTGTCCAACAACTTGGAGCACATTAGCCATATCAGCAAGATTGAGTGTCGAGGTCTTCGCATACAGTAATGCGATGGAAAGCAAGAAGGTCAAACCGCCGACCTCACCCATCACCATGTACTTGAACGAAGCCTCCAGCTCTTCAGCATCCACCCCGAATGCTACAAGCGCATATGATGATATCGCTGCGATCTCAAGAAATACGAACATGTTGAAGAGATCGCCCGTGATTGAGACACCCATCATCCCGGCGGTTATCAGCATGTACAGTGTGTAGAACTTCCACTGTCCAGTGTAGTGAGACATATACCGCAAGGAAAAAATACTTCCGGCAAACACCAGTATCGATATAACAAGAACCATGAAAGCCGACAGTGAATCGAACGCCATTACGATCCCGAGTGGAGGCGGCCAATTGCCCATTTCGTAAACGATCATTGGAAACTGCTGGGTAACCGCGGCACCATATAGCGCGAGGATGAAAAGAGCGAATGACACGAGAGTAACGAAAATCCATATTACGGACTTGGCGATCTTGCCCAAAATAGGAATAATGAAAGCAGCAGCCAAAGGTATGGCAAAAAATAACGGAATAAATGTCACACTCGCCTCCTTATCCTTTCAATTTTCTGATCTCTGCAATATCGAAAGTCTTATACCGGCTGTAGATACGCAGGACAACGGTCAACATTAGGGCTGTCGTTCCAAGAGCGATTACGATTGCGGTCAGTACGAGTGCCTGAGGAATCGGATCAACAAACTTGTGCGCCATATCGACCTTGGTGATTATCGGCGCCAACATTCCAGTCCGGAAACCAATCAACGCGAAGAGAAGGTTGATCGCATACTCAATAAGGGCGAAACCGATGACGATTTTTATCATGTTGCGTTTGGTAACAATTGCATACAAACCTATCAAGAATAGAATGATACAGCTCAGGAAAATAATCATATAATACCTCTCCTCAGTCCTTCACCACATACTTGACAGCCGCGAGGGCAAGGAAAATGGAGAAAAGTCCCGCGCCAACCTTAATCCCGATTGCGATGTTACAGAATGGAATGATCCCAGCGCTCCATAGGTTCAAGGCAATTCCCTTAGGTAGAAAATTGAGGAAGAATGTTCCGGCGATTATCATCCCGGCAAGAGCAATGCCGATGAATAACAACGCACCGACACTCTCGAAAACCGAAGTCCTGGTCTCCGACTTCTTTTCATCGGCGGGTTCGCTCCCGAAAGCCAGTATTCTCAGGATCAAAGCACCCGCTACGATCACGCCACCGGCAAAACCACCTCCAGGTGTCAGGTGCCCGTGCAGGATAATATATACCCCATAGATGAAAATGAAACCGATTATGATCGTGGTAACCGTTCTGACTATCAGACTCATACCTTTCATTTCTTCCTCCCAACGCTACGAATAAGAGCAGCCACACCTATCACTGACGTAAAGAGAACTGTCGCCTCGCCAAGTGTATCAAGCGCCCGGAAATCCAAAATCACATCCGCAACGAGATTAGCACCGCCCGTTCCAGGTAGTCCAAGTCGGATATACTCACTAGCCACCCTCATCGTCGCATTGCCAAATGCAGGTAATTCCTGCAGAGCATTTATGATCGCTATAAAAAAGAGCAGTGCGAAGAAAGAAAAGCTGACGATCGAAAAGACGTGGGGACCCGTCATTTTCTTACCGATAGTCTCATCGATGTGCGTGGTTTGGAAAATAACCGCTACGAAAATAACGATCGTCACAACCTCGACAACGATCTGCACAATCGCAAGATCTGGAGCTTGAACGAGTATGAACATGATAGCAACTGAGAAACCAACCGCGCCAAGTGATATCACTGCAGCCAGCAGATCCTTGATCTCAGTGGCGATAAAGGCTGCTATTATCATGAAAACAAGAAAAAGATAGAGTTCAATCATTCACGCCTCCCCTCAAAAAACCAAAATGAGTAGAATTACAATACCACCGAGAAAAATCCAACCGACGTACGTGTATAACTCACCAGTGTGAAGCAAAGAAGTCAGATTCCCGATCATCCCTGCGATGCGCCCGACTATTTTGTACATAGAGGTAATAATGCGGTCGATCACGTCTTTCGAGAGTATGGCGGCACCGTCTGCTGCACCACGCAGGTAGTTATAGAAATCAAACGCTCCGCCTTCACCGAAATCATAGGTCTTCTTGAGCATCTCCATGCTATTCAGGGAAGAATAGAAATTCGGTCCGGTCATCCTTGCTGCTTCTTCCTCCATGATCTCGCCGCCGACGAATATACGGGTCCTTCTCGGTTTCATCGCCGTACCAATCAGATACACAATGAGACCCACAATAATACCCACGATGATAAGGACAGTTGCGAGGGTAGGCGACCAGAAACCCACTTCACTTATATCATATCCCAGGCTGGGCAAAACTAGATGCTTAAGAGGCAAAGCCTGTGCAAAAACACCAAAGGCGATACACCCGAGGGCAAGAAACAGTGCGGGTACGACCATCTCAAAACGTGCCTCACGAACTTTATTCAACTCTTTCGGTCTTTCCCCAAGGAAGATTGAATGTATCAATTTAAGGCTATAGGCGAGGGTCAGAATACTACCGAACATTGCGCAAATGAGAAAAATGAACCAAATATTGATTTTATCACTCATCTCGATTATGCCCTGATAAATCATCCACTTCGAGTAAAAGCCGTTCAATGGCGGAACTCCAGACAAGGCAAGTGCAGCCACCACAAAGGTGAATAGCGTATAAGGCATTTTGACACCCAACCCACCAAGAGCATCCAGGTCCGTTGTTTTCGCTCGATAATCAACAGAACCCGTACTGAGGAATAGAGCGGATTTGTAGAGTACGTTGTTCAACATGTGAAACAAAGCACCGGCAATTGCGATCGGTATGCCCGTGCCGACTCCCAATACCATATATCCTGCCTGCGATACAGTAGAGAAAGCCAACAGCCTTTGTGCATCCTTCTGCCATAATGCCATCAGCGCCATGAAGATGATGGTTATCGAACCGATTATCATCAATGTCAACTGCAAGGGAACATACTTTGTGATGTCGAAAATGTTGTATGAGATCCTCATCAGAAGATAGAAGCCAAGCAGTTTATCCAGACTACCTGGTATGAACGCCATGGTCGATGCAGGAACGACTTTCGATGCCTCGGGTATCCATGTGTGCAGAGGAACCGTACCGAGCTTGGCCAGCACGCCGACCAGGATCATTACATATGACACCACCAGCCAGACATCGGTGAAACGAAGCGTATTCTCGAGAGGAAAATTGAGATTACCGGTCCTCACAAGAAATATGACGATACCAAGCATCATCAAGTAATCCGAGACGCCAATAATAGTTATCGCCTTGCGTGCCGCTGGCGAACTATATACCTTGCCTACCTGCAGAATACCGTAGAGCGAGAAAACGAGCACATTCCAGAAGAGCAAGAGGAATATCAGATTACCACTTAGAACAACACCATTAGCGGCAGAAAGAGTGAGAGCAACGTATAAGTAGTATACTCTCTCACGCGGCATCTTCGACATTGCCCTTAAGGAATAGAGCCATATGAGAATGGCGAAGATGGCGTTAAAAAGAACAATAAACCCGGCCAGGCTATCGGCGTAGAATCTAAAGTCAATGCCAATGATTGACGCAACGTTGTAGGATATTATCTGGGTTCTCGTAGCAATGAAGATTCGTATCGCATACCACAGCGTCAATATGAACGCCACAAGGTCAAATTCGGTCCGAAGACGATTGATGACAAAACCGAGCAGGCCGAAAAATATTGGCGCAACTATGACATAATATATCTCATTCATTTCTACAATCCCCCTGTGGTCAGATAATGCACTGGTTGATAGAAGAATATTCCGAGCAGCAGTGAAACCATCGCGAGGATAAACACCACTGCCACGCCCGTGTAACTCGGCCGTTTGGCGCGCAGTTTGTAGACATCACATCTCTCTCCAAAGAAGAGTTCATGGTAAAATCTGGTGTTGTATAGTAGCGTAAAAATCGCCGCCACTATTGCTCCGATTCCGAAATAGGCAGTCTTTTCAACCGCTCCAATCACCACCGTCAATTTCGAAAAGAACCCAAGCATTGGGAAGAATCCGACAATTGAACCGACCAGCATCGCCATGGAGACTGCGAGAACGGGTGACAATCTGAGCAAACAGGCAACATTCCTCATATCATCTTCGCCTGTGGCATCCTCGATGACACCCACACCGTAGAACAATCCCGATTTAGCCAAAGCATGCGCCGCGATGTACAGAACGCCTCCGAGTATTCCATAGGTACCTCCCACTGCGAAGGCGAGTATCACAAAACCCAGCTGGCTAATAGTCGAGAAAGCTAGCAGGCTCCGGAGTTTATACACTCTCAGTGCGACACCGCCTCCGATGATGCTGGAAATGATAGCAATCCACGCCACAGTGTTGAAGAATACAGGAGCAGCATAATTACCCATAGTAAAGAGACGGAGGAAGAGGATTGCACCAAGATTCTCTGCTATGCCTGCCAGACTGGCGCCTATCGCCGAGGGGATGGCGTTATAGGCAGGTGCCAGCCAGATATGGAGAGGGATCGTAACCGACTTGGTGAGTATCCCGATCAAGATCAATATCGCTGCCGTGTCATTTATTACGATGATCCCCGGTAAATTGAATGTCCCATTATCCATGTACAGTATCGAAAATCCGATCAGCATCAGGGTCGCAGCCGCAAAATTGACCAGGAAGGTGAGCGTACCGGCAGATATCTCACCGTCCCCACGGTAATAGGCAACTGCCCTCCACACCGCAAATGTTGAGATTTCCCAGAGTATGTACATCAACAATAGATTATATGTCAACGCGACGCCCACACCAGATCCGACGATCAGAAAGAGCATGATGTAGAATTCCAGGCGATGTCCCTTTTCTCGATTTGTAGCCAGACCGTATATCAGAGACATAAGACCAATAAAAACAAATATTGCACTGAGGAAAATCCCATAATGGTCAACGAAAAAATCTAATCCAATCATCGCCGATATCTCCTTCTTAGTTTTTCGGTCTTTTGTCGCGAAAGTTGTAGTAAATCATGTCCCGTGAATTTTTTCTTTCCATCTTCGAAAACAACTGTACGTTCGGTGCAACAGTAGCACGGGTCGACAGCAGCAAGAACCAGCGCAGCATCAGCAATTGAATAACCCCTGACAGCGACAACGTTCGATGGTATATTCATATAACTGGGCGCCCGTATCTTGTGTCTCGCCGGCATGTTTGAACCGTCAGAGCGCACATAGTGGAACACCTCACCGCGGGGAGCTTCGTGCCTGCCTATACCTTCACCCGGTGGGATTTCATCGACCCTGGCCTCGATCGGACCATCTGGCATATCTCTCAAGCATTGTCTTACGATTTTTATCGACTCGTAGCACTCAAGCAGTCGCACCTTTGCCTTCGCTAAAATGTCTCCTTCTTCGAAGACAATCATATCCCAATCAACCTTGCCATAAGCGTCGTATGGATCATCCTTACGAACATCGATTGCGTACCCAGAGCCCCGGGCAGTCGGACCCAAAACCCCATAGGCAATCGCGTCCTCTTTGGACAAGATACCGACGTTCTCGAGCCTGGCTCGGATGACCGGGTCGTCGAGCACGGCTTTGGTGAACATGGTCGTTTTTTCTTCAACAAGATCCAAATACTCCTCGATCTTACCGTAATATTCGGGCGGTATATCGCGACGCGCGCCTCCGACCTTGTTGACAGCGTAATGATTGCGGTTACCCATTATCAACTCAAAAATATCAAGCAACGGCTCGCGATAACGCCAGACCCACATCCACACCGTGTTATAGCCAATGAAATGCCCGGCAAGGCCAACCCATAGATAGTGAGAATGTATGCGCTCCAACTCACCGATAATCGTCCTTATGTACTGCGCACGCGGCGGTGGTTCAATACGCGCCGCATCCTCAACTGCCAGGACATATGCATACGGGTGCGAGTCGGAACAGATACCGCATATTCTCTCCACCAGGAAGGGAATTTGGTCGTAAGTCATTTTCTGAGCAATGAATTCGTGTCCGCGGTGGTTGTAGCCGATATTTATCTCAAGATCCACGACCTTTTCCCCTTCGACGATAAGCTTGAAGAACTCAGGTTCCTCCTGAAGCGGATGGTAAGGACCAATCGGTACTATTCTCTTCACTGGTCCTCCTTGGTTTTCTCGATTTTGAACTCCTTATGTTCATCGGCATAGTCACGCCTTAATGGATGCAGATCAGCCGGCCACGTTTCTGCCGTAAGGAGCGGTACCAGGTTCGGGTGACCCGTGAAGTCAACACCTAATAACTCATGGATCTCCCGTTCAATCCAATTAGCAGCCGGCAGGAAATCGGCCAGACTTTTTACCTTCGGGTCATCCTTCGGCACGAGTGTTTTGATGCTGTAGTAAGTTCCACTCGGGTCATGCGAGAAATGATAGAGTATCTCAATGCCGTCACGTTTGTCAATGCCGGTCGCAATGGATAAACGGCATTTTTTTTCTTCGAATAGGAATTTGGCAAATTCGTATACATCGTCCCTGGATATGCTGATGTAAGTGCGGCGCGGTGCGTGAATCTTCACCGATGCATGCGGGAATTTTGCGCCGATCTCATCCAGTATTTCCTGTGAATATTCTTTTTTCATCATAACCTCTTTAGTGCCTTCACTACACCGCTGATTATCGCCTCCGGCTTCGGAGGACAGCCTGGAATATAGACATCCACTGGAATATACTTGTCATAGGGGCCCACTACGTTATATGATGGCTCGAACATATGATTGTCACAAGTACAGGTCCCGACGCCGATAACAAGACACGGTTTGGACGTTTGTTCGTATACACGCAGCACACGGGGTAGCGATTTACGGTTTAGCACGCCGGTTATCAACAGTGCATCGGCGTGCCTCGGTGAACCCACCAGGACAATGCCGAAACGCTCAACATCCCACCGCGGCGTCAGAATATCCAATATCTCGATATCGCAATTATTGCATGAAGCTGCGGCCACGTGAAATACCCAGGGAGATTTTTTCAGTCCCCAAAGTTTAGCATTCGCCATATCATTCTCCTTTATAAACCGTAAACAGCAAGAACCAACCCGATCACAGACAAGACGCCAATTCCCAGCCAGAAAAATCTAAGGGATTGGTCTATTCGGATCCTGGGATTGGTATTCTTTATGAGTATTATAAGAACGACAATTAACAGGAATTTCAGAATTGCCCACCAAGTACCGAAACCTCCCCACAGTACCGATATGAGAAAAAGCGGCAGAAGAAAAAACATCATCGCACGCACAACACGGAACGTGGCAAGAGCCACGCCTGAATATTCAATATAGGGACCGGCCATAATCTCCTGTTCAGCCTCGGGAATATCGAACGGTACGAAACCAAGTTTCGCCTGCGTCGATAGTAGAATAACGACAGCTCCTATGACACCAGAAATGGAATACAAAAAAGGCCCCTGGGCCTGCTGTGCCAAGATGATATCGCCGAACCTGATGCTCCCACCGGCCTTAAGGATGATGGTGGCAATAGTGATCAAGAAGGGCAGTTCATACGCAAAATACTGGGTCATCTCACGAGATACCCCAACACTCGCCAGCGGATTCTTGGAAGCGGAACCACCGATCATGAGACCCAACGGCGGTATAGCTAGAAGGTAGACCATTACGATTAGATCACCGACAAAAGTGCCGCCTGGGTTCATGTTCATTGAAAAAATCATCACTGCAAAGATAGTCATCGCCACGAGGCCGATAATCGGGCCCATCAGGAACAAGATCTTCGAACTTCCTTCAGGAATTATCGTCTCTTTGAGGAGCAGTTTAAGAAAGTCAGCATATGGCTGATACCATGGTGGACCCACGCGCCAATGGATACGCGCCGTTACTTTACGATCAATCCACGTAAGAAAAAGACCGACCACCGCAGTAAAGATAAAACCCGGGAATATAAGATATGAAAAAAGAACTCTGACTACACTCATGACTTTCTCCTGAAAAATAAATCCTTCGACACCATTCTCATGCCAATCTCATGCTGCTCGATTTCCTCATCAGATAGCCATTGAAGTGCACCAGATGAACAAGCACTAACACATCTCGGCCCTTCTTCGCGATCAGCACACAAACTGCATTTTTGCGAAATGTGTCTGACCAGAGGCGCATCGATGACGCCAAAGGGACAGGCGAATGCACAGCCTTTGCATCCTATGCAGACCATGGCCGAGCGAATAACATAGCCGGTACTGTCATCCCTCGTAATCGCCTCTACAGGGCACGATGCGAGACAGAGCGGCTGTTTACAGTGCTTACAGGCAAGCGGCAGGTATGCTATCCCGGCGATATCTCCGTGTCGAATACGCGCTTCACCTTTGAATGCTGCCTTACAGGCCGCCTCACAGGACCGACAACCACAACATAAATCAAGGTCCAGCACTATTCTTTTCTGCATATTTTCACCTCGGTTGGAATAAAATTGACTGTTTGGAGTTCGTTATCGATCTCGTATTCAAAAAGACCACGCACACTGGGAGTTTCTGCTGCCACCGCTACTACTCCCTGACCAACATCCTCAGTGATTTTCACTGGCAGGTCTGCACTGCTTTGCTTCGATGTAATCGACGCCGTATCATGAGCCCCGATGCCCAGTTCGGCAGCATCAAAGGGATTGATCTTCAGCGCCTCTCCTTCAAGAAACCCGAGAAAATTGTAGGCAACTTTCTCGCCGACTAACTTGAATGACTTCTTCTTTGTCCCAGTTATCTCAGTAATTCTGCGTGCCCGTTCCTTAACATCTATTTTCTTCTCAACGGAATTCGGCACTTTACCTTTACTGGATTCGCTGGACAGCATCGACAATATTGCTTCTATAGATTTTACACCACTGGGAGGGTCGATATTGCCGGTCAATTTCCTTTTTCCGAATGTTGTGACGACGGTACCTTCTTTTTCAATATTGAGTGGTACGGGAAGCAGAGTTTGGTCCTTGTGCTTCAACGTTGAGGTCGCATAGATATTCGCGCCTTTCAATTTATCGACCAGCTGAGGATAGTAGAATGGGAAGAGTTCACCAAAATTGATCAGGTTCTTAATTTTCTTTTTCTTGACCATCTCGATGATTGCAGGAAAACTCTGATTGCCATCATACCCCGCAAACTCAACGAACGGCACAACCTTCATATCGCTGAATTCATGCATTCGATTAAGACCTTCCGCACACAACGCCGGATCGTAGGTGTGTCCAAACGGCAGAGAAGCATAAATAAGACCTTTACCACTGTTCTTGATGGCATTGGATAACCGTTTGACTATACCGCCATCGATCCCCGTTGCTGTGGCGATATCCATACCACCAATATTTTCCTGCGCGAGACCTAAAAGCAGCAGGGGTTCGGTACCTATATTAACCTTCAAAAACTGACTTGCAAATCCGGCCGTGTGTGTGTTCAACGAATCAATGACGACAAGTTCATTTCTCTTATCCTTCATCTTCCATTCGATAATAGCGCGCGATGACATTGGTGCTTGATTGAATAAATCGCCCAGCACAAATACGATATTTGCCTTGTCAAGATCGGCTGGAGCAAAAGGCTGTTCCAAGAAGGGACGTAGGATATGTTCGGGTTCAAAATATGTTGATGCAGTATATTGGATACCCACACTGTCGCAGAAGCCAAGGATCGCAGCGTACTCCTCAGGTGTGACATTGCGGTCAAACGTTACCGCGGCGCTCTTCGGACTGCCAACTACCTTGCCCAGTTCCTTGGCCATTTTTGACCAAACAACAGCTTTGCCACTCTTCAGAGGTATTGTTGATCGCCGAGGATGGTCCAGATATATCGCTGCAGCACTTCCCCTGGGACAGAGTCTTCCATTGTTGTTTCCATCCTTAACGTACTCGACACCCTTTATTCCAAAATCGTTGAATACTATGCCGAATTCACAGCCAAAACTACAGAATGGACAAAGTGCCCGCTTGACAGTTATCGTCTTAGGATCGATATTCTTCATAGAAACGGCTCCTCGATATCCTTAACTTCTTCCCATGTAAGAACCGGACCGTCCTTACAAACATAGAATTTCCCGACGCGACAGTGATTGCACTTGCCCAAGCCACAGGACATATTCTTCTCCATCGATAGATATATATTCTCGTGTTTAAAACCAACTTCCACCAGCCTCTGGGTCGAGAATTTCATCATGAGCGGCGGTCCGCAGACTACGGTAGGCGAAGTTTTGACATCCACAGGAACCTTGTCAAGAATGACAGTCACAACGCCGACTCGACCCTTCCAAGATTCATCACCAACATCCACTGTCATCAACAGATCAACCCGGTCAATTTTCTGCCACTCGGGAATAAGACGTTTGTAGACTATATCCTGTGGTGTCCTGGCACCGTATCGTACATAGATTTTTTTGTAGCTCTTCAAATCGTGCAGCAATGCCAGGAACAGCGATCGCAGTGGAGCAAAACCCACGCCGCCACCGACGATGAACACTTCCTTACCCTTAAAATTCTGTAATGGATACGGTTTTCCGAAAGGCCCCCTGACACCAACAAGATCACCCTCCTTCATATTGAACAGCGCGTCGGTAACGCGCCCAACCTTCATGATCGTGAATTCCATATCGTCGTCGTATGGTGATGAGGAAGGTGTGAACGGCGCCTCGCCCATGCTGGGTATGGTCAATTCGGCAAACTGCCCTGCTTCGAAATCGAAAGGTTTACCGTCCAGTATGAAAGTTGTGATATTTGGCGTCTCGGGGATTATTTTCTTGATCTTAATCGGAATTGGATAATAGGGATTTATATGTTCCATAGAATCTCCCTTATATCTATTTTAGCCGAACAACCCAATAGACATCTCCCGCAGCCTGAGCAGGCAAGGATGTTCTCATATTTCATGAAAAAGTCAAACTTGCACTGGAAGCGGTTCCAGAATCGTTCGTCAATTCGGCTGCGCGGATTTGCACCACCACCTACGCGAGCATAAGCAGCATAATAACATGTATCCCATATCCTGACGCGCTCAATATCCTTTCCTTTCTTGTAGTCACTCAAGAGAAAGCAGTAGCATGTCGGGCACGCATGCAAACAAGCGTGACATTCCACGCATTCATCACGTGCGTTACGAATCCTCGCTTTATCCGCTGCCTCCACGCGCGCTGGTAGATCTTTCCTAAACGGTTTGCTGTTTATTTTGTTGAGTTCCCTGATCGCTTTTTCCCGCATCGACTTACGCTC is drawn from candidate division WOR-3 bacterium and contains these coding sequences:
- a CDS encoding nickel-dependent hydrogenase large subunit; protein product: MKRIVPIGPYHPLQEEPEFFKLIVEGEKVVDLEINIGYNHRGHEFIAQKMTYDQIPFLVERICGICSDSHPYAYVLAVEDAARIEPPPRAQYIRTIIGELERIHSHYLWVGLAGHFIGYNTVWMWVWRYREPLLDIFELIMGNRNHYAVNKVGGARRDIPPEYYGKIEEYLDLVEEKTTMFTKAVLDDPVIRARLENVGILSKEDAIAYGVLGPTARGSGYAIDVRKDDPYDAYGKVDWDMIVFEEGDILAKAKVRLLECYESIKIVRQCLRDMPDGPIEARVDEIPPGEGIGRHEAPRGEVFHYVRSDGSNMPARHKIRAPSYMNIPSNVVAVRGYSIADAALVLAAVDPCYCCTERTVVFEDGKKKFTGHDLLQLSRQKTEKLRRRYRR
- a CDS encoding NADH-quinone oxidoreductase subunit C, which codes for MKKEYSQEILDEIGAKFPHASVKIHAPRRTYISISRDDVYEFAKFLFEEKKCRLSIATGIDKRDGIEILYHFSHDPSGTYYSIKTLVPKDDPKVKSLADFLPAANWIEREIHELLGVDFTGHPNLVPLLTAETWPADLHPLRRDYADEHKEFKIEKTKEDQ
- the nuoB gene encoding NADH-quinone oxidoreductase subunit NuoB, with the protein product MANAKLWGLKKSPWVFHVAAASCNNCDIEILDILTPRWDVERFGIVLVGSPRHADALLITGVLNRKSLPRVLRVYEQTSKPCLVIGVGTCTCDNHMFEPSYNVVGPYDKYIPVDVYIPGCPPKPEAIISGVVKALKRL
- a CDS encoding NADH-quinone oxidoreductase subunit H, whose amino-acid sequence is MSVVRVLFSYLIFPGFIFTAVVGLFLTWIDRKVTARIHWRVGPPWYQPYADFLKLLLKETIIPEGSSKILFLMGPIIGLVAMTIFAVMIFSMNMNPGGTFVGDLIVMVYLLAIPPLGLMIGGSASKNPLASVGVSREMTQYFAYELPFLITIATIILKAGGSIRFGDIILAQQAQGPFLYSISGVIGAVVILLSTQAKLGFVPFDIPEAEQEIMAGPYIEYSGVALATFRVVRAMMFFLLPLFLISVLWGGFGTWWAILKFLLIVVLIILIKNTNPRIRIDQSLRFFWLGIGVLSVIGLVLAVYGL
- a CDS encoding ferredoxin, yielding MQKRIVLDLDLCCGCRSCEAACKAAFKGEARIRHGDIAGIAYLPLACKHCKQPLCLASCPVEAITRDDSTGYVIRSAMVCIGCKGCAFACPFGVIDAPLVRHISQKCSLCADREEGPRCVSACSSGALQWLSDEEIEQHEIGMRMVSKDLFFRRKS
- a CDS encoding FAD/NAD(P)-binding protein, translating into MEHINPYYPIPIKIKKIIPETPNITTFILDGKPFDFEAGQFAELTIPSMGEAPFTPSSSPYDDDMEFTIMKVGRVTDALFNMKEGDLVGVRGPFGKPYPLQNFKGKEVFIVGGGVGFAPLRSLFLALLHDLKSYKKIYVRYGARTPQDIVYKRLIPEWQKIDRVDLLMTVDVGDESWKGRVGVVTVILDKVPVDVKTSPTVVCGPPLMMKFSTQRLVEVGFKHENIYLSMEKNMSCGLGKCNHCRVGKFYVCKDGPVLTWEEVKDIEEPFL